From the genome of Solanum lycopersicum chromosome 12, SLM_r2.1:
GGGTTACTTTGCATGGACTgttatgataataatgatataaaGAGGGTTTTAGTGGTGTCTAAGATAAGTCTTTCTGCCTTTGTATTACTTACCATCATGTTCTGTCTTTACAGGACGCAATAGGGAACCTTTGGAGTGGTCTGCACGTCAAAAGATAGCTGTTGGAGCTGCACGAGGTTTGCGATATCTTCATGAAGAGTGCAGAGTGGGCTGCATTGTCCATCGGGACATGAGACCAAACAACATTCTCATCACTCATGACTTTGAACCACTAGTATGGGCAACCTCTTACTAATAAGAAAGTTATTCAAGATAAACGTTAACTTCTAACCGAGGCTCCTTCAGAGCATAAAAAGAGTCTGCACCAGTGTCTCGTATTTCCCTGTGTATCTATTCTTGATAGCTAATGACTTGTCAAAATTCTCTTACATGGATCTACCTGTCCAATTACCATTGACAATACTTAGAGATAGATAAGCAGTTAATGGAAATATGACATTTCTTTTAGGTGTATCACTAATATACATGGTCACATCGATTATTCTAATCTCTCTAAGCTCAATTGATTTTTCTTGTCGACTTAgtatatataacaaatcaaacaGATTCCAAGTGCTTCTCCATGGCTTTTCAAGCAACTGATTAGAAGACGAAAACAACAAAAGGATATCATCTTTGTGAACAAGTTAACATCATGAATTTATTGTGCTTTAAGCAGTACTTCAAAATGTACTAATCTTGCTTCACCTTTGTTTTCTAGGTCGGAGACTTTGGTTTGGCTAGATGGCAACCGGATGGTGATACATGCGTTGAAACAAGAGTACTTGGAACATTTGGGTTAGTCCTTGGAAAGTTGTTTGTATTTTGCTTTTGATATGACATTGCAGAACTAATAAGCTAATTTTCTGTATTTAGGTACTTGGCTCCTGAGTATACTCAAAGCGGCCAAATTACTGAGAAAGCTGATGTTTACTCGTTTGGTGTGGTGCTCGTAGAACTTGTAACTGGTCGTAAAGCAGTTGATCTTAACAGGCCTAAAGGCCAGCAGTGTCTCACAGAATGGGTATAAAACCTCAACATCTTATTTTACATCTGTTTTTAGTTCTGATTTTTTAGGGAGCAGTTATACAGATATGCAGGAGTTCCTTCCATTTCCCCCTTTTAACATATCAATGAATTTGTCGTGGATTCTGTTTTCAGGCACTTCCATTGTTGGAAGAATGTGCAATCGTTGAGTTAATAGATGCTCGTCTAGGAAGCAGCTACAAGGAGCACGAGGTGTATTGCATGGTGCATGCTGCATCTTTGTGCATAAGGCAGGATCCTCAGACTAGGCCTCGAATGTCTCAGGTATGTGTTTCCTTTTGCATAGACTTTTTACTATCTTGATTATGATTCTTGCAACTTAGTCATGAATAGGGCTGGATTCTCATGTAATTTTGGTTTTATCTTAGGTACTTCGAATTCTTGAAGGTGACCTAATGATGGATTCTGGTAAAATGTCTACAACACAGCCTAGGTATGATGTGGGAAGCCAAAGTGGAAGGATTTTGTATGAAAGGTACAGTGGTTCTATACGAAAGGACGAACTGGAGGGGCTAAGTCCAAAGCTCTCATTTGATAAAAGGAGCCCCTCTATTATTAGGGATAGGGATAGTAGTCACAGGACTGCATTTTCAGATCATCTGTAACTTACTTTGTACCAATTCTTGTGATCAAAGATATATATTGCTGCTATATCAGTTGAAACCAGGGAGTTCTGATCAAAAGCCATATATATTTCCATTACTTGTGCACAAGTGAGTCATAATAGTGTGTTTTTTTGTGTTGGTGCTCAATCTACTTGTGTTGATCTCTAGGAAAGAAAAAATCGATTCTTGAGGCTTGTGTTACTCAAGTGTAGGGGTTCAACCGCTTGAACAATCCTCACTCGTCTATAACTGTTTCGATACACCAAACTTGCATTATTACAAGTTTCACTGCTGCATTTTATGAGAAAAGCACTCTATTTACAAATTTCATGTAAAGGTCAACAATTCAGATAAAAGATCCAATATACATTCATTGTTCAAGCAATTCAGAAAAAGATCCAATATACATTTCATTGTTCAAGCCATTTGATTCCTCAGTGCCATATTTGCAGTGAAAAGGGAAAATCCAACCTTTGTACATCTCCAAGCTAGTAGTATCAAAGTTGTGAAGGGTCTCCTCCATTACAAACTTGGAATGGACTTGGCTCGAATAAACTGCTTGAGCATAGCTTTCTCCTCATCAATGCGCTTTTTCTCCTCGGGATCTTTTGGTTTAAGTTTTCTCTTCTCTTCCAATATCCACTTCATTAGTTCTCGTTGTCGATCTTCTGGTATTGGTTCATGAACAACAGCAGGCTGCACAAGAGCTGGAACAGTTGCTTGCTTTCCAGCTACTGCAGTAATAGCAGCGGTTGATGAAACTGAACTGCTAGGAACATCTGACACTTCTCCTGCCTCAGTTCCCACATCTTTCTTTTTGGTCATGAAAAGATAAGCtacataaattacaaaaaaaaacaaacataagtCGATGTACGATGAATGTAAAAGCAAGATGAGTTATTGAATTAGAATTGGAAAGACACGGAAGCACTCCAAATGATGTAGAGAATGCAAGAGCGTCACGAGTCAGATTGGATTATCATCAGAATCAGACATCTCTCTAGAACATAACATGTTGACATAATCTGAAGTGATTATGCTCGTTACATGTACATAATAAGTGCTCACTACTTCACCTTTAGAATCATCTCTTAACAGCACATGGAATAAAGACAGTCCACCACTTGGAGTACGAGTTAAACATGTAATGATTTCTTATATCGAAACAGAACATATTTAGATACAAGAAATATAGATCAATTGATTAAGACATATGGTGCACAAGGACTATAAGTCACTAGATAAGATCTTAAAAGAAGGCTATCCAGTTATGTACATTTCTAACTTGATTAAAAAACCCAAGTGAAATGCACCACAAAGTAAAAGTGCATACAAgattccattctttcttcttttagaaaaaattatcaagCAAAGCTCAGACTTTCTCATTCGGTAGACCATACAAAACTGAATTGTAAGATTTCACCTGACTTCCTCATTTTTTCTTTACGTAATGGGAAGTAAAGTGTAAACTGGGCCAAAGGAATCAAAAATAGAGAATGGACTCACTAGTTTATATAAATGTCAATTCTATCAGAGTATTTATTTAGGCAACCATCAGACAGCAATCAAATTTTAGAGCAAGCAACACTATGGACAATGCAAACAACCATAATGCAGCAAACTTTAAATGTCATCCGCGAGAACCCCATTTTAGTTctgttgaaaatataattaagtaaataaaaatgtgCTCGAAAGCAGAGAAGGTACTAGGATGGTCACACGCTTTAACATGACGTCACACACTTTTAGATTAGATGATCACACACTTTAACATTTAACATGATGTTAGAGCAGGGAAGGTACTGGGATCGAGTTATTATAATTAATCGGAGAACTCATACACTATAATACAATGCAtctactaaaaatatttaatactcTGCATTCAAATAAGGACTAGCCATCATCCCATATTTAGAAGGAAAAAGCTACGGCAAAATTAGCTAGGAGAAGACATTTATATTACAAAATACAAGGGGTGAAAAAATGATCAAGTTCTCTTGGTTTGCATTCTATTGAACTTTCTCccatctctcttctttctcaagTGTTTTTTGGCCTCTTAGTGCATCGTTTTCATTCCAAATTATTTTGCAATGTCAAATTCAAGTTTCTCAACGAAGTTTTGAGAAAATGAGTTATGTCAAaaaaccattatttttcttttggggAGGTGAAACATAGAAGAAATGATAATCTTGCTGAGGAAGGGAATAATTTCGGATAGAGAAGGTTCTTGTGGGAGGAAGAGAAGTgagctgattttttttttttaggggggggggggggggctcaGGGTGTCATGCTTCAGAAGTTGTATGTGGTCTCTTAGGGCCACCATTTCATTTTGCTGCTGCtgacaaaaaatgaaataaagaggCACCTAGTGGATAAATCTCATAATGCAAAATTTCTAATCTGT
Proteins encoded in this window:
- the LOC101252853 gene encoding uncharacterized protein: MASTSTSTPVGSAAAPPPPPPLKDSFLRRNKFLLPMILALNLSLGAYLFMTKKKDVGTEAGEVSDVPSSSVSSTAAITAVAGKQATVPALVQPAVVHEPIPEDRQRELMKWILEEKRKLKPKDPEEKKRIDEEKAMLKQFIRAKSIPSL